One Kushneria konosiri genomic window, GATCAGCATGGCGGCCGTCGCGGCATTGACGTGAAAGGCATGGTTCAAGGCATCAAACGAAAGACGCTCAAGACGCTTTTCAGGTGTAATGGCCACCGACTGGTCACTTTGTCCACTGTGAAGGACACCGATCGTGTTAAACAAAAGGTGGATCGGTGTCTGCGTTAGATAATCGCTGAGCGTTTGCAGACCCTGTTCGGTGGTGACATCGGCGTCCACAATCTCCAGCCGGTCGGTATCGAGCGGCGTCTCCTGCTTGAGGCGTTCTGGATGGCGGGTGACGGCAATCAGTCGCCCCGCACGCGGATCCTGGTGGAGTCTTGCCAGCAGAGCGCGGCCAATGCCGCCACCGCCGGTCACAACGGCAGTGTATTGATCGGGAAGATGTTCAAGCATGTCATGGCTCGCCTGGTCGATGAGAAACGATTGTCAATCACAACGGTGTCTTCAAGCGTAGCGGACCTGAAAGCGTCAGGCCGGACGCAGAAGGCCCGAAAGCTCCGGGTCGATGCGCCGGCACAGCGTGGCCAGACGGCTGTCGGGATCGGCCAGGAGATACTCGGGTGTGTCATGTTCGACCAGTTGCCCTTCGTCGAGCATGGCAATTCGGTCAAATTGCTCAAGCTGCGTTAGCCGATGCGTGATCACGATCAGGGTGCGTCCCTGACAAAGATGGCTGATGGCACGCCAGACCTGTTGTTCGGTGGCTTCATCAAGCCCCTCGGTAGGCTCATCCAGCAACACGATAGGCGCCTTTCGAAGCAGCGCGCGCGCAAGACCAAAACGTCTGAGCTGGCCGCCGGACAGGGAACTGCCGCGTTCGTCCGGAAAGCCTGACAAGCCGTCAGGCTGATGCGCCAGCCAGTCGCTCAGTGCCAGCGCCTCAAGTACGGCCATGATGTCATCATCCTTGATGGGTTGGCCCATGGTCAGGTTGTCGCGGTAGCTGGCCGTGAAAAGATGGGTGTCCTGCTGGGCAACGGCAAATTGAGCGCGAAGGGAGGCCTCGCTCAGCTGACTCAGGGGGGCACCTCCCAGCGTGATGTTTCCTTCACTGGGAGGCACAAAGCGAATCAGGCTATTGAACAGGGTAGTCTTGCCGCTACCGGAGGGTCCAAGGATCAGCAGGTGCTCGCCTTCTTCGACATCAAGGCTGACCGAGGAGAGTGTCGCGATATCCGAATCAAGATGTACGCTCAATCGCTCGATGGAGAGCCGGGTGCCTTCCGGCCGTTGCTGGCGGCTCTCTTCGGGAAATCCGGTCTCCGGCACGCGCTGCTGGATGTCATCAAGACGTGTGGCGGCGCGTTGAATACGACCGAGATTCTGCCAGGCCTGGGGCAGCAGGGCGATCGCCTCGAAGGCACCCATGACCGCAAGGCCCATCAGTGCCACCAGAGTGGCATTCATGCCGTTCTGAGTGACCGCCCAGCCAGCCATGCCCAGCACGCCGGTCAGCGTCAGGCCCAGCAGCGTCTGCGAAAGCAGCTGTGAGTTGCCCCATTGGCGGGCAAGCTGATATTCGTGGGCGTCCCGAGCGTGCTGACCCTTGATGAGGTGGTCGACTTCGCCGTGCCAGCGATTGTAGATCATCAGCTCGGAAAGACCTTTCAGACGCTCGAGCAGTCGTGCTCTTAATCGGGTGTTGTCCTGCTGCCAGGCATCGGAGTGAGATCGGCCGGCACGCCAGGCAAGCCAGGGCCCCAGCAGCCCTGACAGCAGCAGGGCGAGGGCGGCAAAAATACCGATGGCGGGAGCAAAGACACCGATGACCACACCACAGACCACAATGCCCAGCAGGGCCACGAGGGAAGGAGCCAGCACTCGCAGGTAGAGGCTGTCCAGGGCGTCCACATCGGCCGTCAGTCGTGTCATGAGCTCGCTTTCACCATGGCGTTGCAGCTGTGCAGGCGAAAATGGTTCAAGTCTTTCATAAACATGGCGTCGCAAACGAGAGAGCAGGCGGAAGGTCGCGTCATGAGTGACCAGCCGCTCTCCATAGCGAGTGCCGGTGCGTGCCAGAGCAAAAAACCGTACGCCGGCTGATGGCAGTAGATAGTTGAAGGTTTGAGCCGTAACAACACTCAGACCAGCCAGTGCCGAGGCGGACAGGAACCAGCCTGAAAGTGCCATCAGGCCGATGCTGGAGGCCAGCGCCATGAGCTGCAGCGCAATTCCGATGCCCAGCAGCCATGCCCATGGCTTCATGAGACGAAGATAGGGAAGCAACTGTTTAAACATGGCGCACCTCCGTCTCGCTCTTCGTCGAGCGTGCCAGCGGCCCGCCTGGTGCGCGCAGCGCTTCCAGAGTGTCGAGTGCCTGAACACTGCCCTGACTAAGCATCAGAACCCGGTCGGCCAGTGCCAGAAGCTCCATGCGGTGAGTCAGAAGGACCACCGTGCGTCCCTTGCATAACCGTGACAGGGCGTCCATCACCAGTCGCTCGCTTTCCTGATCAAGGCTGGCGGTTGGCTCGTCAAGCAGCACCAGACGTGCATCGCGCAAGAAGGCACGTGCCAGTGCAATGCGTCGAGCCTGACCGCCTGAAACCGCTCTGCCGCCTTCTCCCAATCGGGTTTCAAGTCCGTCGGGCAGCTCGGCAAGCCAGTGATGGAGCGCGGCCTGCTCCAGGGCTTCCTTCAGGATCTGGTCGCTGGCATGCGCGTTGGCCAGCCTTAGATTGTCTGCCAGTGTTCCAGACACGATCACCGCGGACTGACCGACCCAGGCGATCTGATGCTGCCAGTCATCGGGGCGGATATCCGTCAGCGCTCTTGAGGGGTGATCACCGTCTGACACTCTCAATGTGCCGGCTTCGGGATGCATGAAGTCCATCAAAACGTTGAGCAGGGTTGATTTGCCGGCACCGCTGGGACCGATGACAGCCAGCGTCTCATTGGCCTGAATAGTGAGTGAAACTTCGGTCAGAGCCGGAGATTCGCGCCCGGCATAGCGTGCTGTCAGACCTTCAAGCGAGAGCGTAAGCCCTGCCCGGGGCTGCCATGGCGGTTGGTCATTGTCACGCTCAAAAACGCGCCGATTAAGGATGGGCATCAGATCTTCGGCGGCGGCTTCGGCTTCGGCCTTTGCATGATAATGGACACCCAGCTCGCGAAGGGGCTGATAGAACTCGGGCGCCAGAATGAGGATGAAAAGACCAATAAAGAGATTGATGCCGTGGTCGTACATGCCGAAATTGAATTGGCCCAGATAAACAAAGCCCAGATAAAGCGCCAGCAGAGCGATCGAGACGGAAGCGAAAAATTCCAGAACAGTCGAGGAAAGAAAGGCCAGGCGTAGAACGCGCATGGTGCGACGGCGAAAACTTTCGGAAGCCGTATGGACTTCATTGGCCTGGCGCTTGCTGATATCAAAAAGCTTGAGCGTTGAAAGCCCCTGAAGCGTGTCCAGAAAATGCCGGCTCATGCGGCCCATCTCCAAAAACTGATCCTCCTGACGCTTTTTGGCGCCGATGCCGACCATGGCCATGTTCATCGGAATCAGCGGCCCGGTGGCCAGCAGAATGAGTGCTGCCGCCCAGCTCAAGGGGGCAACAGCCG contains:
- the cydD gene encoding thiol reductant ABC exporter subunit CydD, translating into MASNETPRQWLQRTASRGARWSRLSVIAGTLSTLVLMVQAWCIATIAQRMVIDGADFSSLLIPLLLLPPAFIARGLLVRARTLCGARGGIEIRQSVRKELLERIAVLGPLWARRQHSATLSNRVWDQVDALQGFYADYRPQMLLCAIIPIIILAAVAPLSWAAALILLATGPLIPMNMAMVGIGAKKRQEDQFLEMGRMSRHFLDTLQGLSTLKLFDISKRQANEVHTASESFRRRTMRVLRLAFLSSTVLEFFASVSIALLALYLGFVYLGQFNFGMYDHGINLFIGLFILILAPEFYQPLRELGVHYHAKAEAEAAAEDLMPILNRRVFERDNDQPPWQPRAGLTLSLEGLTARYAGRESPALTEVSLTIQANETLAVIGPSGAGKSTLLNVLMDFMHPEAGTLRVSDGDHPSRALTDIRPDDWQHQIAWVGQSAVIVSGTLADNLRLANAHASDQILKEALEQAALHHWLAELPDGLETRLGEGGRAVSGGQARRIALARAFLRDARLVLLDEPTASLDQESERLVMDALSRLCKGRTVVLLTHRMELLALADRVLMLSQGSVQALDTLEALRAPGGPLARSTKSETEVRHV
- the cydC gene encoding thiol reductant ABC exporter subunit CydC; the protein is MFKQLLPYLRLMKPWAWLLGIGIALQLMALASSIGLMALSGWFLSASALAGLSVVTAQTFNYLLPSAGVRFFALARTGTRYGERLVTHDATFRLLSRLRRHVYERLEPFSPAQLQRHGESELMTRLTADVDALDSLYLRVLAPSLVALLGIVVCGVVIGVFAPAIGIFAALALLLSGLLGPWLAWRAGRSHSDAWQQDNTRLRARLLERLKGLSELMIYNRWHGEVDHLIKGQHARDAHEYQLARQWGNSQLLSQTLLGLTLTGVLGMAGWAVTQNGMNATLVALMGLAVMGAFEAIALLPQAWQNLGRIQRAATRLDDIQQRVPETGFPEESRQQRPEGTRLSIERLSVHLDSDIATLSSVSLDVEEGEHLLILGPSGSGKTTLFNSLIRFVPPSEGNITLGGAPLSQLSEASLRAQFAVAQQDTHLFTASYRDNLTMGQPIKDDDIMAVLEALALSDWLAHQPDGLSGFPDERGSSLSGGQLRRFGLARALLRKAPIVLLDEPTEGLDEATEQQVWRAISHLCQGRTLIVITHRLTQLEQFDRIAMLDEGQLVEHDTPEYLLADPDSRLATLCRRIDPELSGLLRPA
- a CDS encoding SDR family NAD(P)-dependent oxidoreductase is translated as MLEHLPDQYTAVVTGGGGIGRALLARLHQDPRAGRLIAVTRHPERLKQETPLDTDRLEIVDADVTTEQGLQTLSDYLTQTPIHLLFNTIGVLHSGQSDQSVAITPEKRLERLSFDALNHAFHVNAATAAMLISTLTDRLIHHPAIIATLSARVGSIGDNELGGWYAYRASKAALNMLMKTASVEFKRRNPQAILLCLHPGTTDTELSRPFQTRVPEGKLFTADFVAERLLAVIDQRTVEDSGTFFDWSDKPIEW